In one window of Helianthus annuus cultivar XRQ/B chromosome 17, HanXRQr2.0-SUNRISE, whole genome shotgun sequence DNA:
- the LOC110925478 gene encoding uncharacterized protein LOC110925478, which produces MVGVPRHIAEHRLNVSEEAKPVVHAKRHLGDIKHDAMKEQVLELLNAGIIREVRYQTWVASPVMVKKPNGSWRMCVDYKDLNKACPRDCYALPDIDEKIDSLATFRWKCFLDCYKGYHQVQMAVQDEDKTAFRTPTGLYCYTKMPFGLKNAGATYQRLMNETFSDAIGKYIEVYMDDLVIMSKEESAMLANIQKTFNTLRSVSIKLNPAKCSFGMEEGKFLGFIVTKDGFKVNPEKVQAIERMPSPANVKDMQKLAGRLAALNRFLANHAAKSFPFIKTLRNCMKKNQFQWTPEAENAFREMKDCLIKLPTLTAPNKGEPLVLYLSASDKAVGAVLLVDRQGVQTPVYYVSRTLTDPETRYAIMEKLVLALIHASRRLRRYFANHVIHVLTNYNIGNILARPEVSGRLAKWAIELGGHNVVFRPRPSIKGQVLADFMTEVPDDKDRECKAMEKAEKKQTEEPWLLYTDGASNEDGAGAGLRLVSPDKHEFTYAIRLDFKSTNNEAEYEAFLAGLRLAIKMGVRHIEAHVDSMLVAGQINGQYEAKGDIMALYLNQAKTLLQTFYSYKVHHINRSENKPADALSKLASTSFQHLAKDVRIEVLSNPSVPLREVSVIQTGTTSWMTPIIMYLQSGILPENKVEARKIQYKSEHYQMADGILYRKSYLGPLLRCVDADDANYLIREVHEGICGIHAGPRMVVAKVMNAGYYWPRMHLDAVKELRKCSGCQRHAPKTMRPKNELVPVTTAWPFQQWGIDMVGPFPEAPGAVKFIIVAVDYFTEWVETKALASTTSAVVKRFIWEQIICRFGLPLRIITDNGTNFAADDLERWFKELNIEHTFSSVAHPQGNGQVEAVNKSIVDGIKARLGEKRRGWVDELPSILWAHRTMPKTSNGETPFSLNKNVVVTQHDLSVPSFIRDT; this is translated from the exons atggttggtgttccacggcaTATAGCAGAACACCGTCTAAACGTCTCCGAAGAGGCCAAGCCAGTGGTACACGCCAAACGCCACTTAGGCGATATTAAACATGATGCAATGAAAGAACAAGTGTTGGAACTGCTAAACGCAGGAATCATCAGGGAAGTCCGGTACCAAACATGGGTAGCAAGCCCAGTAATGGTAAAGAAACCGAATGGTAgttggagaatgtgtgtcgactacaaagatctgaacaaagcatgtcccCGTGACTGCTATGCTTTACCAGACATAGACGAGAAAATAGATTCTTTGGCAACGTTTCGGTGGAAATGTTTtctggattgctacaaaggataccaccAGGTCCAGATGGCTGTTCAAGACGAAgataaaaccgcattccgcacaCCAACGGGGTTATACTGCTACACCAAGATGCCGTTCGGCTTAAAGAATGCAGGTGCTACGTACCAACGGTTGATGAACGAAACATTCAGTGACGCCATTGGTAAATACATAGAAGTATACATGGATGATCTGGTAATCATGAGCAAGGAGGAGAGCGCGATGCTGGCAAATATCCAGAAGACCTTCAACACGCTGCGCAGCGTAAGCATCAAACTGAATCCAGCAAAGTGCTCATTCGgaatggaagaaggaaagttttTGGGCTTCATAGTCACTAAAGATGGTTTTAAGGTGAACCCAGAAAAAGTCCAGGCCATAGAAAGGATGCCTTCACCAGCAAACGTCAAAGACATGCAAAAGCTTGCAGGACGATTGGCAGCACTCAATCGGTTCCTAGCTAACCATGCTGCAAAATCCTTCCCATTCATCAAGACCTTGCGCAACTGCATGAAGAAAAACCAGTTccaatggactccggaagcagaaaatgcgttccgcgagatgaaagactgTCTAATCAAGctgccaactctaaccgcaccaaacaaaggAGAACCTTTGGTCCTGTACCTCTCAGCTTCCGACAAAGCAGTCGGAGCCGTACTACTTGTTGATCGTCAAGGTGTCCAAACGCCTGTGTATTACGTATCTAGAACCTTGACCGATCCAGAAACCAGATACGCAATCATGGAAAAGCTTGTCCTTGCACTAATTCACGCGTCAAGAAGGCTGCGCAGATATTTCGCCAACCACGTCATCCACGTGCTAACAAACTACAATATTGGGAATATCCTGGCAAGGCCAGAAGTATCAGGAAGGTTGgccaaatgggcaatagagctaGGGGGACACAATGTGGTTTTCAGACCACGTCCATCGATCAAGGGCCAAGTCTTGGCAGATTTTATGACGGAAGTGCCAGACGACAAAGACAGAGAATGCAAGGCGATGGAGAAAGCTGAGAAAAAACAAACGGAAGAGCCATGGCTGCTGTATACAGACGGTGCATCCAACGAAGATGGGGCAGGCGCGGGGCTACGGCTAGTAAGCCCTGACAAACACGAGTTCACTTACGCCATACGCCTAGACTTCAAGAGCACAAATAACGAAGCAGAGTACGAAGCCTTTCTGGCCGGCTTGCGTTTGGCAATCAAAATGGGGGTCCGACACATCGAAGCACATGTGGACTCCATGTTAGTAGCAGGCCAAATCAATGGTCAATACGAAGCCAAGGGCGACATAATGGCACTCTATCTCAACCAAGCAAAGACGTTGCTGCAAACCTTCTATTCttacaaggtgcaccacataaaCCGCAGTGAAAACAAGCCGGCAGACGCCTTAAGCAAGCTTGCGTCAACAAGCTTCCAGCACCTAGCCAAAGACGTGCGCATAGAAGTTTTGAGCAACCCATCTGTTCCACTCAGAGAAGTCAGCGTCATCCAAACAGGAACCACGTCCTGGATGACACCCATAATCATGTACTTACAGTCCGGGATACTTCCAGAAAATAAAGTTGAGGCGCGGAAAATCCAGTATAAATCAGAACATTATCAGATGGCAGACGGGATACTATACCGAAAGTCATATCTCGGCCCGCTGCTAAGATGTGTTGATGCCGACGACGCAAATTATCTGATCCGGGAAGTACATGAAGGCATTTGTGGTATCCACGCCGGGCCGCGTATGGTAGTGGCAAAAGTAATGaacgccggttactactggcccaGAATGCATCTAGATGCCGTGAAGGAATTAAGGAAGTGCAGCGGCTGCCAGCGGCATGCACCAAAAACCATGCGCCCAAAAAACGAACTGGTACCAgtaacaaccgcatggccctttcagcaatggggcatagacatggtggGCCCCTTCCCAGAAGCTCCGGGGGCAGTCAAGTTCATCATAGTCGCGGTAGATTACTTCACCGAGTGGGTGGAAACCAAGGCACTCGCATCAACCACGTCGGCAGTTGTTAAACGATTCATTTGGGAACAAATTATATGCCGATTCGGCCTGCCACTCCGGATCATCACCGACAATGGTACAAACTTTGCAGCAGATGATCTCGAGCGATGGTTTAAGGAACTAAACATTGAACATACCTTCTCGTCGGTCgcacatccgcaagggaatggtcaagtTGAAGCGGTCAACAAAAGCATCGTCGATGGCATCAAAGCAAGGCTCGGTGAAAAAAGACGCGGGTGGGTTGACGAACTACCCAGCATATTGtgggcccatagaacaatgccaaaaacaagcaatggagaAACACCTTTCAGCTTG AATAAAAACGTTGTAGTAACACAACATGACCTGTCAgtgccatcattcattcgtgacacctga